The following DNA comes from Spirochaetota bacterium.
GCTGCAAGGGGATTTGAGGAAAAGTAAGATTTAGGTTGTTATCCCTATAGACTTACAGATGAAAAATAAGTTGAAGTTTAGGGGAGGTATTAGAGATGGAACAAATAGTTAAAGAAAAGAGCGAGAAAGAATTATACGACGCTAGCGAATACTGGTGGTGGGCAGAAAAAAAAATCGCCAAGGCTCAATTATTTGAGAAAAGCTGTTTGATCAAAGGCTACAAAGGGGTCAGCATGATTGCCGGGTGTTCAGTTAGACCTTGATAATATCCGGTGGCATACTAAGATTTTTAGGGAAGCGCCGCCATCGGAACCAATTATTTTAATCAGAGCCAGAGCCTTGGCTGCAGTGCTGGAAAATATTCCTATTTTTATCACCGACTTCTCACAGATTCAGGGTTATCCAGGTGGGGCTCCGCATCTTATTACTTAAATCCCGACAGCTTCATCTATGATCAATGATGACCTGATAAATGATCGGACGGATATTATTTCTGAAAAAAATTTGGAAGATGTAAGGAGATGGTTGAATTCTGGAAGGGGAGGACATATGAGGATGTGTGCAAACAGCATTATACTCGTAAAAAGAGGCAGGCATCTCTTATGCTGGCTGATTATGGTGGAGCTGGGAGAGAATTGGCTACCTTTGATTATGTCACTCCACAGCCGGATTGGATGTATCAGTGATTTGACTCAATCATAGACACAATTAATGAAAAGATGTCTGAGACAGAGAAGGCGGTTCGTAAGGCTAACACAGCAGAGGAACAGATATCATTTATGGAAAAGATTACGAACTGGAGGGCAATGAAGATTTGTCTGGAGGCGACAATAATGTATGCTAGGCGTTTAAGCCTGTGGGACAAGATAATCGCGGATAATTATGAGACGGATCCGGACAGGAGGCAGGAACTTTTACAGATAAGTGAAACATGCGAAAAAGTGCCTGCTCGTCCGCCAAAGCATATATGGGAAGCCATGCAGTTTGACCATTTTGTACAGATAGCATACAGATTAGAATGGCATAATGCTGCATGGCCCTGGAGGCAAGACTAGAGGCATTGGGAATTTTATAAAAAAGACATGCTTGAAGAGAAGAACCTGACCAGAGACGAGGTGATAGAATATTGTGCGAAGTGGATGATTGCAGCCTATACCATAGGCAAGTCATGGGTGAGAGCTGGGATGGAGGTTCTGCAGGGCAGTCCTGGACCTTACGTGTGGACAATTGGAGGGGTTGATGAGCAGGGACGATATGCGTGCAACGATCTTACAGATTGTTACCTTGACGCTGCCATGATAAGCAGGGTGAGCGATCCAACATTTAGTTTTCGGTATCACTCAAATGCTCGCACAGAGACGCTTAAAAAAGTATTTGATTGCATACGTCATGGTCTAGATTATCTATTTCTTAGGAATGACGATGTACTTATTCCAAATCTCATGCAATGGTTTGATCATCCCTTAAGAGAGGCAAGGCGTTGGGTTCATCAGGCATGTATGGCGCCTGCTCCTGATACAAGGAGGGGAGCTCCTGCTTTGAGATATCCTCAAGCATCAATAGGCACAGGGGCTAAGGCAATCGTCCTAGCCTTTAATAATGGTGTTGATCAAATAACCGGGATGCTGACAGGAGCAAAGACTGGAGATTGTGAGGAGTTTAAGACCTTTGATGACTTCTATGCTGCCTGGTATGAACAACTTAAGAGTGGTTTCAAGAGGGCCACGACCCAGGAGCATAAGAATAGGGAGATAGAGGCTAAATTATATCCCAAACCTATGACAACGGCTCTTTATGAGCGTTGTGTGGAGACAAACGAGAATAGTGCTCGTTCAAAAGAGAGGAGCAGTCTATGGTTTACACTCTTTGCCTTTGGAGACACTGGAGATTGTCTGGCTGCTGTTAAGAAGCTGATATTTGATGAAAAGAAGTATACCATGGTGGAGTTGAAGGCTGCACTGGATGCAAATTGGGTTGGTTATGAAGAGATGAGGATGGACTTTGTTAAGGCACCTAAATGGGTCAATGATGATGACTATGTTGATCAGATATGGGTTAGGATGTATGAGGATCTTGGCAAGATGTCCTGGTCAGTGCGGAATATTAACGGTTCACCCTGGCCTACACTGCCTGAAAGCGTAAATACACACATAGCCGTGACCAACCAAATAGCGGCCTTGCCAAATGGCAGGAGATTAGGCGACCCCATCTATGATGGAGGATGTTCACCTGGTGCTGGTCTTGATAAGAAGGGATCTACTGCAGTGTTAAAATCTGTAGGTAAGCTGGACCATATTGGTTCATGCAGGGTACCACTCTTGAACCAGAGACTGTCTCCTGCTCAACTGTAGGGAGAGAAAGGTTTCAGGTTGTGGAGAGACTATATAAAGAACTGGCATAAATTGGGTATTGGTCATGTTCAATTCAATATGATTGACAATGACACATTGTATGCAGCCCAGACGGATCCTGAAATGTATAGCGAATTGCTAGTTAGGATTGCCGGATATAGCGCGCATTTTGTTGAGATGAATAAGATAATACAGGATGTAATAATTGCCCGTAATGTGCAGGATTTCTAACCCTTAAATTATTTTTCAACAGTCCCTTGCTTCCCTATATTGGGAAGGAGGGACTTGTTGTATATAAAAATAAAGGAAGATATGTGGTATGATAGGGAATACAATTAGACTTTGTTTATCTATTTTATTGGGTTTATGTATTGGATTAGATGGATTGTCTGGAGCAATGACGAAAAAGAAGGCAAAATATGTATGGGGAATGGGGGTTGTCTCTCCAGACGCAGCTTGGGCTTCAGAACTTTTTAAAGATATTTACCATTACGCCATATGACATGAACAAAATGCCATCTGGCGCCACTAAAATTTTAATGCTTAGTGTAATAGTTAAGATAATAT
Coding sequences within:
- a CDS encoding glycine radical domain-containing protein, which translates into the protein MWRDYIKNWHKLGIGHVQFNMIDNDTLYAAQTDPEMYSELLVRIAGYSAHFVEMNKIIQDVIIARNVQDF